One segment of Nostoc flagelliforme CCNUN1 DNA contains the following:
- a CDS encoding DUF1634 domain-containing protein, which yields MYKFNSSFRWTFLAQPDIEVVTLTLSQKDPDSNIEQLGHPSSTVAQLPNSCDIDVNKNATKTLSDQQLEYLLSNLMKYGVLIASAVVLLGGILYLIHHGAEPAGYHFFQGEPSEFRSPAGVVKAVLSGSDAYGGLRLRGIIQLGLLLLIATPIVRVFISLLAFLLQREFIYVIVTLLVLASLIYSLVGAYY from the coding sequence ATGTATAAATTTAATAGTAGCTTTCGCTGGACATTCCTGGCACAACCTGATATTGAAGTGGTTACACTAACCTTATCGCAGAAAGATCCAGACTCTAATATTGAACAATTAGGACATCCCAGTAGCACAGTAGCACAATTGCCTAATAGCTGTGACATTGATGTTAACAAGAATGCGACAAAAACATTAAGTGATCAGCAATTAGAATATTTACTCAGTAACCTGATGAAATATGGCGTTTTGATAGCTAGTGCTGTCGTTTTGCTGGGGGGTATACTCTACTTAATTCATCACGGTGCTGAACCTGCTGGATATCACTTTTTTCAGGGCGAACCATCGGAATTTCGCTCACCAGCAGGTGTAGTAAAAGCAGTTTTATCAGGTAGCGATGCCTACGGCGGGCTACGCCTACGCGGCATTATTCAACTCGGACTGTTACTACTAATTGCTACTCCAATTGTCCGCGTTTTTATTTCTCTATTAGCTTTCCTGCTACAGCGAGAATTTATCTATGTGATTGTTACCTTATTAGTATTGGCTAGCCTGATTTACAGTCTTGTAGGAGCGTATTATTAG
- a CDS encoding sulfite exporter TauE/SafE family protein, with product MTILEFSLLIWIGSFSAGLLGALTGLGGGVVIVPLLTSVFGVDIRYAVGASLVSVIATSLGAASTYIKKGYTNLRLGMFLEVATTIGAIAGAMIATFVSVKALTIVLAIVLIYSAYLSQRPRIEHIEDEVPDAIANYLKLNGTYPTPDGVMSYQVHSVPMGFSVMLIAGVLSGLLGIGSGGFKVLAMDQAMRLPFKVSTTTSNFMIGVTAAASAGVYLARGYIDPGLSMPVMLGVLPGTFLGARILTGAKTQILRIIFSVVLVVMALKMVYNSLIGGL from the coding sequence TTGACTATTTTAGAATTTTCATTACTAATTTGGATTGGTTCATTTAGCGCTGGCTTGTTAGGGGCGCTAACTGGGTTAGGGGGCGGAGTAGTAATTGTTCCCTTATTAACTTCGGTATTTGGCGTTGATATTCGCTATGCCGTTGGTGCTTCACTGGTATCTGTAATTGCTACTTCTTTGGGTGCAGCATCTACCTATATTAAAAAAGGCTATACCAATTTGCGATTGGGAATGTTTTTAGAAGTAGCCACAACCATCGGTGCGATCGCAGGAGCAATGATCGCTACTTTCGTTTCTGTGAAAGCCCTAACTATCGTACTAGCGATCGTCCTCATTTATTCAGCATACCTTTCACAACGACCTAGAATAGAACATATTGAAGATGAAGTACCAGATGCGATCGCAAATTATCTAAAACTGAATGGTACTTATCCAACTCCTGATGGAGTAATGTCTTACCAAGTTCATTCAGTACCAATGGGTTTTAGTGTGATGTTAATAGCTGGGGTGCTTTCTGGGTTGCTTGGTATTGGTTCCGGGGGATTCAAGGTGTTGGCGATGGATCAAGCCATGCGTTTACCCTTCAAAGTTTCTACCACCACTAGCAATTTTATGATCGGCGTGACAGCAGCAGCATCAGCTGGAGTTTACCTAGCACGCGGCTATATCGATCCGGGACTATCCATGCCAGTGATGTTGGGGGTATTACCTGGTACTTTCTTGGGCGCACGAATTCTGACAGGCGCTAAAACGCAGATTTTGAGAATTATCTTCAGTGTTGTGCTAGTGGTAATGGCTTTGAAAATGGTCTACAACAGTTTAATAGGGGGGCTGTAA